The Solea solea chromosome 19, fSolSol10.1, whole genome shotgun sequence genome has a window encoding:
- the slc35e4 gene encoding solute carrier family 35 member E4, protein MISADGRSKYEATLPERGGSRRRPPAEMLHLLSAVIVWLVTGTTISSLNKWIFTVYNFRYPLLLSALHMLTAIVVDYGLIKLRVVHLRAAGEQDLTTNAKCKVFMLSLTFCASIAFGNIGLNYVQLSFAQMIYTTTPLFTLAISTLVLGKQHHIIKYTAMMPICLGASFSIMGEVQYDQTGCFFVFAATMLRGVKSIQQSILLQEEKINSVFLLYLMSIPSFCILTVAALTFENWTLIESPLHYDQHLWVFILLSCLSSVMYNLASCCVITLTSAVTLHILGNLNVVGNLLLSQLLFGSELSTLSCAGVVLTLSGMLIYQNSEFIVGYLDARRATAKGVGHLGVHNAFEDNSVTPESTCHLQRSDGKQADKMD, encoded by the exons ATGATCAGCGCCGATGGCCGCTCAAAATACGAGGCGACTCTGCCAGAGAGAGGCGGGAGTAGGAGGAGGCCACCGGCTGAGATGCTGCATCtgctgtcagctgtgattgttTGGCTGGTGACCGGCACCACCATCTCCAGCCTCAACAAATGGATATTTACTGTTTACAACTTCAGGTACCCGCTGCTGCTGTCTGCGCTGCACATGCTGACAGCCATAGTGGTGGACTATGGGCTGATCAAACTGCGTGTGGTGCACCTCAGAGCAGCCGGGGAGCAGGACTTGACAACCAATGCTAAATGTAAGGTGTTCATGCTGAGTCTGACCTTCTGTGCCAGCATCGCCTTCGGGAACATAGGTCTGAACTACGTTCAGTTGTCATTTGCACAAATGATCTACACCACCACTCCTCTTTTCACCCTGGCCATATCAACGCTGGTACTGGGCAAGCAGCATCACATCATCAAATACACAGCCATGATGCCCATCTGCCTGGGAGCCTCCTTCAGCATCATGGGAGAGGTCCAGTACGACCAGACCggctgcttctttgtgtttgcagcaaCCATGTTGAGGGGTGTCAAGTCCATTCAGCAGA GTATCTTACTCCAGGAGGAGAAAATCAACTCTGTGTTCCTGCTCTACCTGATGTCCATTCCCAGCTTCTGCATCTTGACTGTGGCAGCTCTGACTTTCGAAAACTGGACTCTGATCGAGTCGCCGCTGCACTACGACCAACACCTGTGGGTCTTCATCCTGCTCAGCTGCCTGAGCTCCGTCATGTACAACTTGGCCAGCTGCTGCGTCATCACACTCACCTCGGCCGTCACGCTGCATATCCTCGGCAACTTAAACGTGGTGGGGAACCTGCTGTTGTCTCAGCTGCTGTTCGGCAGCGAGCTGTCGACCCTCAGCTGCGCCGGCGTGGTGTTGACATTGTCGGGCATGCTTATCTATCAGAACTCGGAGTTCATCGTCGGCTACCTGGACGCGCGCAGAGCCACGGCGAAGGGAGTGGGACACTTGGGTGTTCACAATGCGTTTGAAGACAACTCTGTCACACCTGAATCGACGTGTCATCTGCAGCGATCCGATGGTAAACAGGCAGACAAGATGGACTGA
- the smtna gene encoding smoothelin translates to MEPKTDGGSAPLTSEALAAVEDEEVLNKMLDNAADFDERRMIRAALRDLLKKKREKREQERGTRQQDLRQQGLSKGGTAGGAVSVGRASMNQPSAHKPPGQASASASTPFNRTAGSKASPAAASDQKCPAAAPNAKNVKQMLLDWCRAKTEPYEGVDIQNFSSSWKDGIAFCALVHRFFPDAFEYSILNPNKPKENFQLAFSTAERLAGCPPLLDPDDLVRMKEPDWKCVYTYIQEFYRSLVEKGLVKTKKRL, encoded by the exons ATGGAGCCAAAAACTGACGGTGGATCGGCTCCGTTGACCAGCGAAGCTCTGGCAGCTGTCGAAGATGAAGAGGTTCTCAACAAGATG CTAGACAACGCCGCAGATTTCGATGAGAGACGAATGATTCGTGCTGCATTAAGGGAcctgctgaagaagaagaggg AGAAGCGAGAGCAGGAGCGAGGGACGAGGCAGCAGGACTTGAGACAGCAGGGCCTGAGCAAAGGAGGGACAGCAGGCGGAGCTGTGAGCGTAGGCAGAGCGTCCATGAACCAGCCATCGGCGCACA AACCACCTGGACAGGCCTCCGCGTCAGCCTCCACCCCGTTTAACAGAACAGCAGGCAG CAAGGCCAGTCCTGCTGCAGCCTCAGACCAGAAATGTCCTGCTGCAGCACCCAACgctaaaaatgtcaaacagaTGCTTCTGGATTGGTGCCGGGCCAAAACAGAGCCTTATGAG GGGGTGGACATCCAGAACTTCTCCTCAAGTTGGAAAGATGGCATAGCCTTCTGCGCCTTGGTCCACCGGTTCTTCCCAGACGCCTTCGAGTACTCGATCCTTAACCCAAACAAGCCCAAGGAAAACTTCCAGCTGGCCTTCAGCACTGCAGA GAGACTGGCAGGCTGCCCCCCCCTGCTCGACCCTGATGATTTAGTGAGGATGAAAGAGCCCGACTGGAAGTGCGTGTACACGTACATTCAGGAGTTCTACCGCAGCCTGGTGGAGAAAGGCCtggtgaaaacaaaaaagcGACTGTAG
- the LOC131445788 gene encoding inositol polyphosphate 5-phosphatase K: MDRMQQKELSTAPCGTTVQPRPCVLIGPGSSSPLQVAVQESVTISPSETLNKHSHLSPVQATGAPANVTEQMQSGRNNCGPTALKSISRPRPTALGTKPVQKLNRISVDPSKKEIDLIPVCIPGPQSANVLPHSQTESSFPLHSPQSPHSPQPYLSPTPGLSQSNLNSPTSLSPKSSLCPQSQRTLSPGISNQSQVQSEKPGGENNEFRVYIVTWNVGSAVPPDDITSLFGPNVSDGSVDMFIIGLQEVNSMINKRLKDALFSDQWSELCMDTISPFGYVLVASQRMQGVLLLVFSKSCHLPFLRGVQTERTRTGLGGYWGNKGGVSARMTVFGHPVCFLNCHLPAHMRNLEQRMEDFESILQQQQFEGGTATGVLDHDVVFWFGDLNFRIEDYDIHVVKCAIDSNKLPLLWERDQLNMAKITESILEGFIEGPLKFPPTYKFDVGTHTYDTSAKKRKPAWTDRILWRLRRTGSPVPSHSAALQRGLTSWLGGATKVTQHTYGSHMGYTVSDHKPVSALFSLHFPFRVEMPLVELQVNKEWCKVSDATVVFTVASTYQRSSWDWIAIYKVGFRHHKDYQAYVWAKGENATQVTFSEEDLPRDDCEYLLGYYSNNMNSIVGLSTPVQIRIPVHSPSMHRSDSSDVSSEDDSTLVLLAPNSRSPSPKTGKHHHRHRRSRSPAVPALSSNPLPSLQSLSLCPRSKEGPMQSRSPCSAAKKERLVLSPDTVSSPSISPLSPRSPVSPGSGVTAPEALIAAIIGEHRPAQVSPTGVRQIGKTGEADTAQR; the protein is encoded by the exons ATGGATCGCATGCAGCAGAAAGAGCTCAGCACTGCCCCGTGTGGGACGACTGTGCAACCACGACCTTGTGTGTTGATCGGCCCTGGTTCAAGTTCACCTCTGCAGGTCGCAGTCCAGGAGTCGGTCACCATCAGTCCGTCAGAAACGCTCAACAAACACTCTCATCTGAGCCCTGTCCAGGCTACGGGCGCACCTGCCAACGTGACGGAACAAATGCAGTCGGGGCGCAACAACTGTGGGCCCACAGCCCTGAAAAGCATAAGCCGACCAAGACCGACCGCTCTTGGGACTAAACCTGTTCAAAAGCTGAACAGAATCTCAGTGGATCCATCCAAGAAGGAAATAGATTTGATCCCAGTTTGCATCCCAGGACCTCAGAGTGCCAACGTCCTGCCGCATTCACAGACCGAGAGCTCCTTCCCTCTCCACAGTCCTCAGAGTCCTCACAGCCCTCAGCCTTACCTGAGTCCCACTCCAGGTCTGTCCCAGTCTAACCTGAACTCACCCACCAGCCTCAGCCCCAAATCCAGTCTCTGCCCTCAGTCTCAGAGGACCCTCTCACCAGGGATCTCAAACCAAAGCCAAGTGCAGTCTGAGAAACCAGGCGGGGAGAATAATGAATTCAG GGTGTATATTGTCACATGGAACGTGGGATCAGCTGTGCCGCCAGATGACATCACTTCTCTGTTCGGACCAAATGTTTCAGATGGGAGCGTTGACATGTTCATCATCGG ACTCCAGGAGGTGAACTCCATGATCAACAAGCGGCTGAAGGACGCTCTCTTCTCAGACCAGTGGAGCGAGCTATGCATGGACACCATCAGCCCTTTTGGATATGTTCTG GTGGCGTCCCAGCGAATGCAAggagtgctgctgctggttttctCCAAATCCTGCCATCTCCCGTTCCTCAGAGGCGTGCAGACGGAGAGGACGCGCACAGGACTCGGAGGATACTGG GGGAACAAAGGAGGCGTCAGTGCGAGGATGACGGTGTTCGGACACCCCGTGTGCTTTCTCAACTGTCACCTCCCGGCTCACATGAGGAACCTGGAGCAGAGGATGGAGGACTTTGAGAGCatcttgcagcagcagcagtttgaagGAGGGACTGCCACCGGTGTCCTGGACCACGA tgttgtgttttggtttggagaTTTAAATTTCCGAATTGAAGACTATGACATCCATGTGGTGAAATGTGCCATTGACAGCAACAAGCTTCCTCTGCTGTGGGAGCGAGACCAG CTCAACATGGCTAAAATCACAGAGTCCATCCTGGAGGGCTTCATAGAGGGGCCGCTCAAATTCCCTCCGACTTATAAATTTGACGTGGGCACACACACGTATGACACCAG TGCTAAGAAGAGGAAACCTGCCTGGACAGATCGCATCCTCTGGCGCCTTCGACGTACCGGCTCCCCGGTTCCTTCCCACAGTGCAGCACTGCAGCGCGGTCTGACCTCATGGCTGGGTGGGGCAACTAAAGTGACACAGCACACCTATGGGAGTCACATGGGCTACACCGTCAGTGACCACAAGCCTGTCTCGGCCCTGTTTTCCCTGCAT TTCCCATTCAGGGTGGAAATGCCGCTAGTGGAGCTGCAGGTAAATAAGGAGTGGTGTAAAGTCTCAGATGCGACTGTCGTATTCACTGTTGCGTCAACGTATCAGCGCAGCTCATGGGACTGGATTGCAATATATAAG GTGGGATTCCGACATCACAAAGATTACCAGGCCTATGTGTGGGCCAAGGGAGAGAATGCAACACAG gTGACATTTTCAGAGGAAGATTTGCCGAGAGATGATTGTGAATACCTCCTCGGTTACTACAGCAATAATATGAACAGCATAGTTGGCTTGTCAACACCCGTCCAG ATCCGGATACCAGTCCACAGCCCCAGCATGCATCGCTCCGACAGCTCTGATGTCAGCTCAGAAGATGACAGCACGCTTGTCCTGCTGGCTCCAAACTCCCGCAGCCCGAGCCCCAAAACTGGAAAACACCACCATCGCCACCGACGCAGCCGCAGTCCTGCCGTTCCGGCTCTTTCCTCCAACCCCCTCCCCTCTTTGCAGAGCCTCAGCCTCTGCCCTCGCTCTAAAGAAGGCCCAATGCAGAGCCGCTcaccctgctctgctgctaaGAAGGAACGGCTGGTGTTGTCCCCCGACACTGTGTCATCGCCATCCATCAGCCCGCTCAGTCCTCGCAGCCCTGTGTCTCCAGGTAGTGGAGTGACAGCGCCAGAGGCTCTGATCGCTGCCATCATAGGTGAACACAGACCAGCTCAGGTTAGTCCCACTGGGGTCAGGCAGATAGGGAAGACAGGGGAAGCAGACACTGCACAGCGATAA